In one window of Gossypium hirsutum isolate 1008001.06 chromosome A01, Gossypium_hirsutum_v2.1, whole genome shotgun sequence DNA:
- the LOC121214256 gene encoding uncharacterized protein → MLAGLSLLDDGNLLAELQVKPMWVGQIKSKQLMDETLGARLRQVKNGETLDFGINYEGVLCFRGRMCIPKDNDLRQSILLEAHSSFYAMHPGGNKMYQNFGKLYWWPRLKREVMEFVTKCLVCQKSKRVIQVLEDMLRGCVIEFRGTWEDYLSLAEFAYNNSHQGSIGMAPYEALYGRRFGGKGKLRLRFIGPYRVVRRIGLVAYQLELPPELSQIHDVFHVSILRLYYSDPSHVIAVEEIEVRPDLTFEEEPIQIIGCDVKVLRRKYA, encoded by the exons ATGCTCGCCGGTTTAAGTTTGTTGGATGATGGTAACTTGTTAGCTGAGCTTCAAGTAAAACCAATGTGGGTTGGGCAAATAAAGAGTAAGCAGTTGATGGATGAGACCTTGGGTGCTCGTCTTAGGCAAGTAAAGAATGGGGAGACATTGGACTTCGGGATAAACTATGAAGGAGTGTtgtgtttccgtgggagaatGTGTATACCTAAGGACAATGATCTAAGACAGTCTATTTTGCTGGAAGCACATAGCAGCttctatgctatgcatcctggcgggAACAAGATGTATCAGAATTTCGGgaagctttattggtggcctagaCTTAAGCGCGAGGTTATGGAGTTCGTAACtaaatgcttggtttgtcaaaag TCGAAAAGGGTGATCCAGgtattggaggatatgttgaggggatgtgtgaTTGAGTTCCGAGGTACCTGGGAGGACTATTTGTCGTTGgctgaatttgcgtacaataatagccACCAAGGAAGTATTGGGATGGCTCcgtatgaggcactatatgggcgaag GTTTGGAGGGAAGGGGAAGCTACGCctaaggttcattgggccatatcgggTTGTAAGGCGGATTGGGCTAGTCGCTTATCAACTGGAGTTACCTCCTGAACTGAGCCAGATccatgacgtgtttcatgtttccataCTGAGGCTGTATTactcagatccttcacatgtcatAGCGGTTGAGGAAATCGAGGTCAGGCCAGACCTAACATTCGAGGAagagcccatacaaataattggtTGTGATGTTAAGGTACTGAGAAGGAAGTACGCTTAg